A DNA window from Luteibaculum oceani contains the following coding sequences:
- a CDS encoding DUF4295 domain-containing protein, with the protein MAKKTVASLQKAESKNLTKAIKMVKSPVTGAYTFKEEIVTNDKVKEFFDN; encoded by the coding sequence ATGGCTAAGAAAACAGTAGCATCGCTTCAGAAAGCCGAGAGTAAGAACTTAACGAAGGCGATTAAAATGGTGAAGTCTCCTGTAACTGGAGCTTACACGTTTAAAGAAGAGATTGTAACTAACGATAAGGTTAAAGAGTTTTTCGATAACTAA
- the ftsY gene encoding signal recognition particle-docking protein FtsY has protein sequence MGLFSIFKKAEKESLDKGLEQTKSSFLGKITRAVAGKSKVDALVLDDLEEALISADVSVETTLEIIERIESRVAKDKYLGEGELKAILKDEIAALVRKGDKVDFAAEPTATPYVILVVGVNGVGKTTTIGKIAHQFKAAGKDVVLGAADTFRAAAVHQLQIWGERVGVPVVAQKMGSDPASVAFDTVSSAVAKNADVVIIDTAGRLHNKAGLMSELGKIKRVISKVLPDAPHETLLVLDASTGQNAIEQAKQFTEVTNVNAMALTKLDGTAKGGVVIGISHQFDIPVKYIGIGEQMNDLRLFEPEAFVDSLFEN, from the coding sequence ATGGGCTTATTTAGCATTTTCAAAAAAGCCGAAAAAGAGAGCTTAGATAAAGGCTTAGAGCAAACCAAATCTTCCTTCCTTGGGAAAATTACTCGTGCCGTAGCAGGTAAATCTAAAGTAGATGCACTTGTTCTCGACGATTTGGAAGAAGCATTAATAAGTGCTGATGTTTCGGTTGAAACTACACTGGAAATAATCGAAAGAATTGAGTCGCGCGTAGCCAAGGATAAATACCTAGGTGAAGGCGAACTTAAAGCCATCTTGAAAGATGAAATCGCCGCTCTTGTAAGAAAGGGTGATAAGGTGGATTTCGCTGCCGAACCAACGGCTACCCCTTATGTTATCCTTGTAGTTGGAGTGAATGGTGTTGGTAAAACAACTACCATAGGAAAAATAGCCCACCAATTTAAAGCCGCTGGCAAAGATGTAGTACTTGGAGCGGCAGATACCTTTAGAGCTGCTGCCGTGCATCAGTTGCAAATTTGGGGTGAACGCGTTGGGGTTCCCGTAGTGGCGCAGAAAATGGGGTCAGATCCTGCTTCGGTTGCCTTTGACACCGTTAGTTCCGCAGTGGCTAAAAATGCCGATGTGGTTATCATAGATACTGCGGGTAGGCTACACAATAAGGCGGGATTAATGAGTGAGCTCGGCAAAATTAAGCGCGTAATTTCAAAGGTGCTTCCCGATGCTCCTCACGAAACGCTATTGGTTTTGGATGCCAGTACAGGGCAAAATGCTATAGAGCAAGCCAAGCAATTTACCGAGGTTACCAATGTTAATGCTATGGCACTTACCAAATTAGATGGTACGGCAAAAGGTGGCGTGGTAATAGGAATTTCCCACCAATTTGATATTCCAGTTAAGTACATCGGAATTGGAGAGCAAATGAACGATTTACGATTGTTTGAGCCAGAAGCCTTTGTAGATTCCCTTTTCGAAAATTAG
- the rimO gene encoding 30S ribosomal protein S12 methylthiotransferase RimO — MKTKGLKKNKVNVVTLGCSKNLYDSEIIMGQLKANNFEVEHESKEEDSAIVIVNTCGFIDNAKEESVNTILQYAHAKKEGWIEKLYVTGCLSQRYQPELEAEIPEVDAFFGTRDLPRLLKTLKADYKKELVGERILTTPAHFAYLKIAEGCDRPCSFCAIPLMRGKHKSTPIEDLVKSAERLASKGVKELILIAQDLTYYGLDLYKERKLAALLTELCKVEGIDWIRLHYAYPSGFPMDVLEVIKSEPKVCNYLDMPLQHASNNMLKAMRRGITREKTTKLISDIREQIPNIAIRTTLISGYPGETEEDHQEMLNWVKETRFERLGVFTYSHEENTHAYNFEDDVPAEVKEQRVAEIMEVQEEISMELNREKVGQEFNVLIDRVEGDYFVGRTEYDSPEVDNEVLINKKHYLRVGDFCKVVVDKTEAFDLYASPVS; from the coding sequence ATGAAAACCAAGGGGTTAAAGAAGAATAAGGTTAATGTTGTAACCTTAGGATGTTCCAAAAATTTATACGATTCAGAAATTATTATGGGCCAACTAAAGGCTAATAATTTCGAGGTGGAACACGAGTCTAAAGAAGAAGATTCTGCAATTGTAATAGTAAATACTTGTGGGTTTATCGATAACGCTAAGGAAGAGTCGGTGAATACCATTTTACAATACGCGCACGCCAAAAAAGAAGGTTGGATAGAAAAGCTGTATGTTACGGGGTGTCTTTCGCAACGTTATCAGCCTGAATTGGAAGCAGAAATACCTGAAGTAGATGCATTTTTTGGAACTAGAGATTTACCTAGACTCCTTAAGACTCTAAAGGCTGATTATAAAAAGGAATTGGTGGGTGAGCGTATTTTAACCACTCCTGCGCATTTTGCCTATTTGAAAATTGCAGAAGGTTGCGATAGACCCTGCTCTTTTTGTGCTATTCCCCTCATGCGAGGAAAGCATAAATCTACACCCATAGAGGATTTGGTGAAAAGTGCCGAGAGACTGGCAAGTAAAGGTGTTAAGGAGCTTATTCTAATAGCCCAAGATCTTACTTATTACGGTTTAGATCTTTACAAAGAAAGAAAGTTGGCTGCCCTATTAACCGAGTTATGCAAGGTGGAGGGAATAGACTGGATTAGATTACACTACGCCTATCCAAGTGGTTTTCCAATGGATGTCTTGGAAGTAATTAAGAGCGAACCAAAAGTTTGTAATTATTTGGATATGCCTTTACAGCATGCTTCTAATAATATGTTGAAAGCTATGCGCAGGGGGATTACTAGGGAGAAGACGACCAAATTGATCTCTGATATCAGGGAACAAATTCCAAACATAGCCATCCGTACAACCCTTATCTCTGGGTACCCAGGCGAGACCGAGGAAGATCATCAAGAAATGTTGAACTGGGTTAAGGAAACCAGATTCGAGCGTTTAGGTGTTTTTACTTATTCTCACGAAGAAAATACGCACGCTTACAATTTCGAGGACGATGTTCCAGCTGAGGTAAAGGAGCAAAGAGTGGCGGAAATAATGGAAGTTCAAGAAGAAATTTCCATGGAACTAAACCGAGAGAAGGTAGGACAGGAATTTAATGTGCTTATCGATAGAGTAGAAGGAGATTACTTTGTAGGTAGAACAGAATACGACTCTCCAGAAGTTGATAACGAGGTGTTAATTAATAAAAAACACTATTTGAGGGTAGGAGATTTTTGTAAGGTTGTGGTCGATAAAACCGAAGCCTTCGATTTATATGCCTCACCCGTATCCTAA
- the rpmG gene encoding 50S ribosomal protein L33, with protein sequence MAKKGKGNVVQVILECTEHKESGMPGTSRYITVKNRKNTPDRLELRKYNPVLKKVTVHKEIK encoded by the coding sequence ATGGCAAAGAAAGGTAAAGGGAATGTAGTGCAGGTAATACTAGAGTGTACTGAGCACAAAGAGAGTGGAATGCCAGGTACTTCTAGGTATATCACTGTAAAGAACAGAAAAAATACTCCAGATAGATTGGAGTTAAGAAAGTACAACCCTGTTCTTAAGAAAGTAACTGTTCATAAAGAGATTAAATAA